In Nicotiana tabacum cultivar K326 chromosome 11, ASM71507v2, whole genome shotgun sequence, a single window of DNA contains:
- the LOC107769541 gene encoding uncharacterized protein LOC107769541 — protein MLLLRTFGLRPGESRSNWTSRRRSPTTEQADNHMNFIIWNCRGALSTEFRRNFRSLLDYNRPALVVLLETHCQTHQNVKENFNFDGMIEVAATRHFGGIAILWLSSVLDVDPVATTAQEIHYHVLVKPLPFTFLFTIIYASNELVNRQSLWENFMSVYDNYKGPWIIGGDFNEITHVTDKFGGLPINNSRSHKFLDCLNYCQMTDLGYKGSRYTWTNGRHKKYIIFERIDRIVANYEWIN, from the coding sequence ATGCTTCTACTACGCACTTTTGGCCTACGTCCAGGAGAGAGCAGGAGCAACTGGACGAGTAGACGGAGAAGCCCAACGACTGAACAAGCCGACAATCATATGAATTTCATCATCTGGAATTGTAGAGGAGCCCTTTCCACGGAGTTTAGACGTAACTTTAGGTCTTTACTTGACTATAATAGGCCGGCTTTAGTTGTTCTCTTGGAAACACACTGCCAAACTCACCAAAATGTGAAGGAAAATTTTAACTTTGATGGTATGATTGAGGTTGCTGCAACACGCCATTTTGGAGGAATTGCAATCTTGTGGTTATCAAGTGTTCTAGATGTCGATCCAGTAGCCACCACTGCACAAGAAATACACTACCATGTCCTGGTGAAACCCTTGCCTTTTACATTTTTATTCACTATCATCTATGCTAGTAATGAATTAGTTAATAGACAATCGTTATGGGAAAATTTCATGTCTGTATATGATAATTATAAAGGACCTTGGATTATTGGAGGAGACTTTAATGAAATAACACATGTTACTGATAAATTTGGTGGACTTCCTATAAATAACTCACGTTCTCATAAGTTTTTGGACTGCCTTAATTACTGCCAAATGACTGATTTAGGATATAAGGGTAGTCGATATACTTGGACTAATGGAAGACATAAGAAGTATATCATTTTTGAACGTATTGATCGTATAGTTGCTAACTATGAATGGATTAATTAA